Genomic segment of Phycodurus eques isolate BA_2022a chromosome 13, UOR_Pequ_1.1, whole genome shotgun sequence:
CAGTAAACATCAAATTACTGATTTGTTTATAGGTGTCTCGCATGCACAATTTGCTGAGTCATGACAAAATGGATTGTTTTAAACAATGCTTAGATTAATTTATATTGTGAGGTTCTTAAATAACGTATAGTAAGCCTATAGTTTCCTATTATCTATGTGATCACTTGATACTGGCAGTGTAATCCGTCCCAGATAACTGATGTATACATGCAGGTGTGGACCTCAGTTGTATTGTAAAAGCTGTACCTGCTGCGCCATCTGATGACAAACAACAGGAGCAAACGCATGAGATCTTACAGGTACGTCTTCTATGAACTACTAATGGACAATGTAGTGTCTGCTACCTCTTATGTCATGTTTCTTTCACCTGCAGGCCCTGGAGTCCCTCTGTATTGCACAAGACTCTCCTGACTCTACAAAAGTTGCGGTTgatataaaatgttttgctgAGCAGTGTTCACTTGGATTCGCTCAAAGGTACCTGGCGGCCCAGAAAGGCGCATATCCAATCATCCTCTCCTACTGCCAAAAGAGCTTGGGAGAGCAGGAAGCCTTGTTGGCCGCTCTGTCCGCTTTGGCTGCACTGACCGATGGACAGCCAGACTTGTTAGATGCAGACGGCAAGCACTTTGTCTTGGATGTCCTCGAAAGGTACCAGGCCGATTCTTCTGTTACACTAGCTGCCATCTCCACTGTGCGTCACTGTTGTTTGAAACACGAACAGAACAGACAGGATTTGGTCAAAGCGTGCGTCCTGCCTCTACTGACTAACGCCATTAAACAGCACGGCGGATGTGCCGAGGTGGTCAAGGAAGCCTCTGGAGCTCTCAGGGTTATGACTTTTGATGACGATGTCCGGGTTACGTTCGGGCAAGCTCATGAGCATGCAAAGATGATTGTTCTTCAGCACAATGGCCTGAAGGTCTTGATTGAGTCTGCAAAAGGTGAGACCAGATGATCAGTACAGTGTAACCTACAGTGTCCACAATCCAATAAGGCATGCAGGCTGGCCTCTGGAGTTCCACCCAGTTTCTCCATTGGAAATAATGGACATTTAATCAACCTATTCCGAGGTCAAGTGCTCACTGTCTGAACCTTTATTAACTGGCATGTACATTGTTTGGATGTTTGAAATTTAACATTCTTCACTGACATAGAGTGCAAGTGCAAAAATAAGATGTTTATCAAAATGATAAAACTAGGGCTCAAACAaatcacaattaattgaattcaaAAATAGTCAATGTAGAATCTCATCTGCCTCAAAGCTCTATGTGATCATTTTTCCAGATGGACTAATATTACCAAATTTACCACAGACTTACACACCTCTCAGTTTAGAAATAAGTTAGCACGATGACAGCGAGTCAGGAGGGGAGGATGAGTAAAAGACAGCatccaaagtttgggatagtTTAACAATTCAAAAAGAAGATGAAGTGCAATTTCTACTGCAAATTGGTACTAATTAACATACCACACCAGCACATCTACAACCTCCAACACAAGATTAGTTAATTTTAATATAGCCAACTACTGCTAGTATTACAATGCCCCCACAAATGGTCAACGATTGACATAGCTGCCAGTGCACTTTCAATTGCTTcattgaacaaacggtaacaaCCAACAGTACACGCCCCTTTGCTGACTCCCACATCACTCACCAAGCCAGACCCTTCCTTTTAAAGGCTCACACACTCAGCCCCAGATATTATagtgtagaatgtgaggatggcgtCTCCAAGTGGACAACAATAACACTTCATgtgcacattttattgtttaataatgcagtCATTTTTTAATCCGATAACTCTATTAATATTTAGATTAATCTATTCTAAAATATTCAGTAGTTGCACCCCTAATTATGATGGTGTAATTCTTCGTCTTTGAAGAGATGTCTGTGTGACATAGATGGTAAAATGTTTCTAAGTCATATTTTGGATGTCTTAATGTAATTTCTGCATGTCTATCTACCCTCAGTTCACAATGACAATACCTCTGTTTTGAGTGATCTGTGCGCGACCTTGTCCCGTTTGGCCGTAAGAAACGAGTTCTGCCAAGACATTTGTGACCTGGGTGGATTGAAGCTCATGATGACATTGCTTGCAGACAACTATGAGTCAGCGGTACTTGAAACACAGGCTATAAATGTCCGTAACCCATGTACATAGTCAccgggctgttttttttgccatccaGGAGTTGGTGCGGCAGATCCTAAGTGCAATACGAGCCGTTGCTGGAAATGATGACGTGAAAGATGCTGTTGTTAAAGCGGGTGGAGTGCAGCTCATTGTCATCGCCTTGAACAGACACATGACAATATCTGCTGTAAGCCATCGCTATCAATATTAAGTGTCACTTTGGAATATAGAAAGAAAGTAATTACGTTAATCTAGTAAACACATGTTATATCCTTGTTATTCAGGTGTGTGAGCAGGGCTGTGTATGCCTTTCTGTCCTTGCTTTACGAAAACCTAACAACTGCAAGGTCATCATGGAGGAAGGAGGAGCTTTAGCAGCTGTGCAGGCTATGAAGGCTCATCCTGGTGTTGTTAATGTCCAGGTAAGCTAACCACTTATCCACCTATTTTGTATTTGACCACCACTTGTGGTCAAATACAAGTTGAATATAGGTATATGATTACTGTGACTATGCctaatgatgtcatttttaaacgTTTTgggaagacaaaacaaatttaagaaCAAGAAGAGTTCAGTTGCCTCGAtttaacctttgcggattaccataaTCTGGATGCataaatatctccacagagatgaagaaaaaaatatttttttagcaagcacattaaTATTTTTGATGTTACtctgacagtaagttaaaacaTTACTTGGACAATTATGCTATGAggctaacatccatccatccatccatccatgctgcTTAttgtcactagggtcgcgggcgtgcttgcgcctatctcagctcactatgggccagaggcggggtacaccctgaatttgtcggaagccaatcgcagggcacacatagacaaacaaccatttgcactttcATTCATACcgacgggtaatttagagtcttcagttaaccttccatgcaagtttttggaatgtgggaggaaactgctgtacccagggaaaacccaggcagacacagggagaacatgcaaacggcaAAGGTAAGGCCGGATTTGACCccaggtcttcagaactgtgaggcagagctATGAGACTaacaagatgttaaaaatcgttTTGTCTGTAGCCTGCTTTATAGGTCAGATTTCTGCAGGATCTGTGTGTAAAAGACTCGAACATCTTGTTTTGTACCTCACATAAACAGAAACAGGCATGCATGCTGCTGAGAAACCTGGTGTCACATCAGCCCAACTACAGCCAACCAATTCTGGAGATGGGAGTGGAGGCCCTCATATCGCAAGCGCTACGGACCCATCAAGACTGCGGCGATGCTGCCAAAGCGGCCCTGAGGGATCTGGGCTGCCAGGTAGAGCTACGAGAGCTGTGGACCGGCAAACGTGGTGGCATCACCAACTGAAGCTGGAGGAGAGTGgcaatgaaagtttttttttatggtgagGTTATGCTGAAATGTTTTCTGTGAAACAAAATGCAATCTGAGGGAATGAGATGCATATGCTGATGAGAATGCTGTGTCAGCAttatgttttgggggggggcgaaGACTGTTGATAAGTGTTACAAGGAATGTTCCTTTTCAGATTCCTCTATTGGGTTCATATTTGATCCTTGAGATAGTAATAAGGTGGCTTACTTCAATTTCGAAGTTGCCAAAGGTCATACATGTGAAAATACATGTCATGctgactgtattttaatttcacCAAACAATTCTGTAATCAATTCAGTGTAGGCTTAGTCTGAAAAGGCCATGATAGtcttttgcatgttttattttcacttgatatttgtttaaaataattatttttttcggtATTATACACTGATGCAAGGCACATGAATTTTCCACCACACAGATTACATAGTTTTTAAACACTCTTCTAGGCtaatgtttcccaacctttattgagccaagggacatattttactgtagaaaaatctcacggcacaccaaacaaaagtgtcacaaaaagtatattcaCTGAAATAAGGATAATCTGGggttggttagcacatctgcctcacagttttgaggaccagggttcaaatccgtgccccgcctgtgtggagtttgcatgttctccccgtgcctgtgtggattttctccggtcactccaacatcccaaaaacatgcatggtaggttgattggagactctaaattgcccttaggtgtgactctgtgtgcaaatggttgtttgtttctgtgtgccctgcgattggctggcaaccagttcaggggtgtaccccgcctctcaccccaAGGTTGTTGGGATTggccccagcacgcctgcgaccctagtgaggataagcggaacggaagatgaatgaatggtgTCAATGTACTCACAAATTAACCCAATGTGAAATCTGGTTccgtttagttgaacacaaagctatttttCTGTTCTATAAATGGTAACAGATAGATACGTagattaattgtaccttctcCCATCTACTGGAATAAATTTTTTATGCATGTCActatgttgctggcatagataaatgaacaaagctacattatttgttgtaaataaataatttttggaccatTGATTCAGCACAGTGGTAGGGAATCACTACACTAGGTTTATAATAAGTGATTGATAATTTAatcttttaattattaattttgatGCTTTAATGGTTTGATATAAGTCTTCTGTCAAAATTCATTTATATGAATGTTCCTGTACTTTCAGtctcttatttgtggatggagTTTGCTTGATGCCTTGGAAATGTGATGTGTAAGAGAAAGTGAATAAACTCAACCAAATGTACAAACCTGTAAAACTTTTAAGTGTTTGAGATCAAACTTTGAAATATTACACTGAAGTAGGATGTGCCCCATGAAATCCtacatttgtttctaaatacatcatatttgtttgaaaataattgctgaaaacatgcaaatactcTATGCAGTATTGAACTTGTGGAGCTGCTCTATaacgttaaactgtttttcacccttttcagttttcctgattatTTTGGGCTCGCTAAAAATGTGCCCAGTGACACGCTTGGCTTTCTGGCACGAGTTGCCCCTCGCCCACTATTTTAAAACTTGAGTGCCTTGGTTAACATTAGTGGTTATCCGGCACAATTGTGAGTTACTTCCAGTGGTTACTACTAGGCCCATTTCTACCGCCTCAGGGTGCAGTTAGCTCGCGAGCTACCTGGTGGATACCGTGGAAAGCCCTTTGACCTTGCCTCTGAACTCCTTCTGTTGACGCCCCTCCATCTGGCCTATCCTGGCACGCCTCGCCGCAGTAA
This window contains:
- the armc6 gene encoding armadillo repeat-containing protein 6, with amino-acid sequence MALRRITQETFDDAVRENIDEFDMDPGEALREAVEQFQSQGVDLSCIVKAVPAAPSDDKQQEQTHEILQALESLCIAQDSPDSTKVAVDIKCFAEQCSLGFAQRYLAAQKGAYPIILSYCQKSLGEQEALLAALSALAALTDGQPDLLDADGKHFVLDVLERYQADSSVTLAAISTVRHCCLKHEQNRQDLVKACVLPLLTNAIKQHGGCAEVVKEASGALRVMTFDDDVRVTFGQAHEHAKMIVLQHNGLKVLIESAKVHNDNTSVLSDLCATLSRLAVRNEFCQDICDLGGLKLMMTLLADNYESAELVRQILSAIRAVAGNDDVKDAVVKAGGVQLIVIALNRHMTISAVCEQGCVCLSVLALRKPNNCKVIMEEGGALAAVQAMKAHPGVVNVQKQACMLLRNLVSHQPNYSQPILEMGVEALISQALRTHQDCGDAAKAALRDLGCQVELRELWTGKRGGITN